From Prosthecobacter vanneervenii, the proteins below share one genomic window:
- a CDS encoding ExbD/TolR family protein yields MKPSIHTETAAATFQIAPMIDVTFVIMLFFMVMAGTLKVERELSIQLPRSCDSAAHVTFPADEITIGIESDGTVTLNEEVFDTAQDKKLPALTRTLQRVAVSSARQQQKVLVTVQAEEQARYERIMDVLNSLHQAKIHNVTFLVGQEAL; encoded by the coding sequence ATGAAACCCTCCATCCATACCGAGACTGCAGCAGCCACATTTCAGATCGCTCCCATGATCGATGTCACTTTCGTCATCATGCTTTTTTTTATGGTGATGGCAGGCACTCTTAAAGTGGAGCGCGAGTTGAGCATTCAACTTCCTAGATCGTGCGATTCGGCTGCTCATGTCACGTTTCCAGCAGATGAAATCACCATCGGCATTGAGAGTGACGGAACGGTGACATTGAACGAAGAAGTCTTCGACACAGCGCAGGACAAGAAGCTGCCTGCACTGACACGCACGCTGCAGCGCGTGGCCGTCTCATCCGCACGGCAGCAGCAGAAAGTGCTCGTGACCGTGCAAGCGGAAGAGCAGGCCCGCTATGAACGCATCATGGATGTGCTGAACTCGCTGCATCAAGCGAAGATCCACAACGTGACCTTCCTCGTCGGACAGGAGGCGCTTTGA
- a CDS encoding sulfatase-like hydrolase/transferase: protein MHRLALLLVLCPLLLHAAPAKPNIVFIMADDLGWADVAFHGGNAPTPTLDKLAAEGLELTHHYSAPVCSPTRTGLMTGRCWSRFNVTTPQNERALPWDTTTLPRALKSVGYDTCLTGKWHLGSKPEWGPNHFGFDHSYGSLAGGVGPWDHHYKKGEHSETWHRDEKLLQESGHVTDLIASEACAWLAERKDAPFFLYVPLTAVHLPVKEPEEWLAKVPAGITGAVARHYAACIMHMDAAVGRIVQALEKNGQRGKTLLVFTSDNGGSTAENNGQAYPADDYPTGPLPGNNQPLRDEKGSVYEGGTRVPCLMNWPGVLKPGKHDSPVQIIDWMPTFCALAGFKSVTDLKWDGVNLWPQLAEGAPPPPRTLYTVGPGFKSRALRCDPWKLIVHGAAGKEKFELYNIGSDPSESKNLALDQPDALATMKERLADMAKTDRDAEVKE, encoded by the coding sequence ATGCACCGTCTTGCGCTACTCCTCGTGCTCTGCCCGCTGCTGCTGCACGCAGCACCCGCGAAGCCCAACATCGTCTTCATCATGGCCGATGACCTGGGCTGGGCGGACGTGGCCTTTCATGGTGGCAACGCGCCCACACCCACGCTCGACAAGCTGGCCGCCGAAGGCCTGGAGCTGACGCACCACTACTCCGCCCCCGTATGCAGCCCCACGCGCACCGGGCTCATGACCGGCCGCTGCTGGAGCCGCTTTAATGTGACCACGCCACAAAACGAGCGCGCCCTGCCGTGGGACACCACCACGCTGCCACGTGCGCTGAAGTCCGTGGGCTATGACACCTGCCTCACGGGCAAGTGGCATCTGGGCTCCAAGCCCGAATGGGGGCCGAATCACTTCGGCTTTGACCACAGCTACGGCTCGCTGGCAGGCGGGGTGGGGCCGTGGGATCACCACTACAAGAAGGGAGAACACAGCGAGACTTGGCACCGCGATGAAAAGCTGCTCCAGGAGTCCGGGCATGTGACGGACCTGATCGCGAGCGAAGCCTGCGCCTGGCTGGCGGAGCGGAAAGACGCGCCGTTTTTCCTCTACGTACCGCTCACCGCCGTGCACCTGCCGGTGAAGGAGCCGGAGGAGTGGCTGGCCAAAGTACCTGCGGGCATCACCGGTGCAGTGGCGCGGCATTATGCAGCGTGCATCATGCACATGGATGCAGCGGTGGGCAGAATCGTGCAGGCGCTGGAAAAGAACGGACAGCGTGGAAAGACGCTGCTCGTTTTCACCAGCGACAACGGCGGCAGCACCGCCGAGAACAACGGCCAGGCCTACCCGGCGGACGACTACCCCACCGGCCCGCTGCCGGGAAACAACCAGCCGCTGCGCGATGAAAAAGGCAGCGTCTATGAAGGTGGCACCCGCGTGCCCTGCCTCATGAACTGGCCCGGCGTGCTCAAGCCCGGCAAGCACGATTCCCCGGTGCAGATCATCGACTGGATGCCCACCTTCTGCGCGCTGGCAGGTTTCAAATCCGTCACCGATCTGAAGTGGGACGGCGTGAACCTCTGGCCTCAACTCGCTGAAGGCGCGCCACCACCACCGCGCACGCTGTACACCGTAGGGCCCGGCTTTAAATCCCGCGCCCTGCGCTGCGACCCTTGGAAGCTCATCGTGCATGGTGCCGCAGGGAAAGAGAAATTCGAACTCTATAACATCGGCTCTGATCCTAGCGAATCCAAGAATCTTGCCTTGGATCAGCCCGATGCATTGGCCACCATGAAAGAACGGCTGGCCGACATGGCGAAAACGGACCGCGATGCCGAGGTGAAAGAGTGA
- a CDS encoding response regulator translates to MKSKIYILDDHPIVIEGLKKLIDQQEDMQVIGSAEDANTALQQISKIKPDVVVLDITLKDRSGVDLIKKLRASHPNMQILVYSMHDENVYAERCLRAGAMGYVMKGEPSTRVLQGLRQVSAGSFFFSASLLGSIVSGGGPRGGSRGEPARMLSDRQLEIFEMVGRGFDSHSIAEKLALSAKTVDAHKANIRQKLGLASARELLMEAVRWVEK, encoded by the coding sequence GTGAAAAGCAAAATCTATATACTCGACGACCATCCCATCGTTATCGAAGGGCTTAAGAAACTGATCGACCAGCAGGAAGACATGCAGGTGATCGGCAGTGCTGAAGATGCGAACACCGCTCTCCAGCAGATCTCCAAGATCAAACCTGACGTGGTGGTGCTCGACATCACCCTGAAGGACCGCAGCGGAGTGGACCTCATCAAAAAGCTCCGCGCCAGCCATCCGAACATGCAGATCCTCGTGTACTCCATGCACGATGAAAACGTGTACGCCGAGCGCTGCCTCCGTGCCGGCGCCATGGGCTATGTGATGAAAGGCGAGCCCAGCACCCGCGTGCTGCAGGGTCTCCGTCAGGTCTCCGCAGGCTCCTTCTTCTTCAGCGCCTCCCTGCTTGGCAGCATCGTCTCCGGCGGCGGCCCTCGTGGCGGCTCCCGTGGCGAACCCGCCCGCATGCTCAGCGACCGTCAGCTCGAAATCTTCGAGATGGTGGGCCGTGGCTTCGACTCCCACAGCATCGCCGAAAAGCTGGCCCTCAGCGCCAAGACCGTGGACGCCCACAAGGCGAACATCCGTCAGAAGCTGGGCCTCGCCTCCGCCCGCGAGCTCCTCATGGAAGCCGTGCGCTGGGTGGAGAAATAG
- a CDS encoding type II toxin-antitoxin system RelE/ParE family toxin, with the protein MTEIIWTAGAGRELQEVFEELEHARENNGVRLMEEVQRMLELLSAQPLMGSYFEKPARKLLIAHRYGIIYSPESRGVIVLSFVDMRRDLQPLRKRIRDWFG; encoded by the coding sequence ATGACGGAAATCATCTGGACTGCAGGTGCCGGACGCGAGCTTCAGGAGGTCTTTGAGGAACTCGAACACGCACGCGAAAACAACGGAGTCCGTCTGATGGAAGAAGTGCAGCGCATGCTGGAGTTGCTCTCGGCGCAGCCTCTGATGGGCAGCTATTTCGAGAAACCTGCGCGGAAGCTGCTGATCGCGCACCGTTACGGCATCATCTACTCGCCCGAATCTCGCGGGGTGATCGTGCTTTCGTTTGTCGACATGAGGCGGGATCTGCAGCCTCTGCGCAAACGCATTCGAGACTGGTTTGGCTGA